A window of Ignavibacteriales bacterium genomic DNA:
GAATTACGTGATAAAAGAGCACATAAAGCGACTTCCGTTTGCAGTCAAAGAGGCGCTAGAGCAGAAGAAAACCCGGGTCGCCATGGATGAAGCTGATCGGGCGTTGCGGGAAAGTGAGGAACGGTATCGCACCCTGTTCGAGTCGATGGATGAAGGATTTTGTGTCGTCGAAATGCTCAATGATCCAGACGGAAAAGCGTTTGACTACCGCTTTCTGGAAATCAATCCGGGGTTCGAGAAGCATACGGGGCTCCAACAAGCATTGGGAAAAACGATTCGCCAGATGGTTCCCAATCATGACGCACATTGGTTTGAAATCTACGGGAAAGTGGCCCGAACGGGCAAAGCCATTCGTTTTGAGAAACCAGCCACGGCGATGGAGCGGTATTATGACGTGTATGCCTACCGCATTGGCGGGGAGGGAAGCCAGAGGGTTGGGATTCTCTTTAATGACATCAGCGAGCGCAACCGGGCGGAGAGACTTACTGAGGCGCTCTTTGAAATATCCAGAGCAGTCTATTCAACCGAAAACGTGGACGAGCTGTTTCGGCACATTCATCGTGTCTTGTCAAGCATCCTGCAGGCGAACAACTTTTCCATTGCACTTCTTACGGACGATGGAAAAACACTGTACTTTCCCTATAAAAGCGACGAAAAAGACACCAACGATCGGCCGGCTATCGGGGTGGATGATCCACACTCGCTCACGGTGGACGTTCTTAAAACGAAGAGCTCAGTCTTGCTTGATGAGACAAAACTCCTCGATCGTTACGCAACCGACACGAGCAAAGTGTGGGGAACCGCGCCAAAGTGCTGGCTGGGTGTTCCGCTTATGATAAGAGAAACAGTCATCGGCGTGATGTCGGTTCAGGACTACCAGAAGAGTAGTGCTTATAGCCAGAAGGACCTGAATATCTTTGAATCGGCTGCCGGTCAGATCGCTATTGCCATTGAACGAAAGCGTGCTCAGGATGCGTTGCGGGAAAGCGAGCATCGGACCCGGACATTTCTTGATTCGACCTCTGACATGGCTTTTCTGAAAGATGACAAGTTTCGACATATCTTGGCAAATCGTGCCTTGTGCAAGTTTCACGGGAAAACGGAAGATGAAATCAAGCACAAAAAGGACTTTGATCTGATGAGCGAGGAGGCTGCTCTTCGGTGCAGAAAAACAGACGAACAGACGCTTCTTTCGAATGCTCTGACGGTCAATGAAGAATTAATTGGAGATCGATGCTTTGAGACAGTGAAATTCCCGGTCGCAATCGCAACGGGGAAAGTGGGAATCGGCGGGTACATACGCGACGTCACCGAGCGCAGGCGGGCAGAGGAGAAAATTCGTTTGAGTGAGCAGCATTTGAAGTCCTACCTTGATAACGCCGGTGATCCAATTTACGTCCTGGAGGCGGCTACGGGGCGGATTCGGAACTGCAACGTGCGCGCGTGCCAGGACCTTGGCTATAGCATGGATGAACTCCTGAAGCTTTCTGCGTCGGATATTGAGGTCAACCTTTCGTCTGATAAAATCGATGCGATCCATCATGAAGCTATATCAGCAAAGGTGAGAACGGTTGAAGGGGCGCATAAGCGCAAGGATGGAACGATGTTTCCAGTTGAAATTCGTCTCAGTTCCATGTCTCCGGCTCAACCGGAACTGATAATTGCGGTAGTGCGTGACGTCACCGAGCGAAGGCGTTCAGAGAAGGCGCTGCGAATGCAGAGCGCCGCCCTGGAAGCGGCAGCAAACGCCATCGTTATCACCGACTGTGACGGTGTCGTAGAGTGGGTCAACCAGGCTTTTGTAACACTGACTGGATACACTTTGGAAGAATCAGTTGGCAGGAACCCGCGCGAGCTCGTCAAGTCTGGTAAGCATGATCAGCAGTTTTACAAAGACCTCTGGGACACAATACTTGCAGGAGGAACCTGGCGGGGGCAAATCATCAATCGGCGCAAGAATGGGTCTCTCTACAGCGAGGAGCAAACCATCACCCCTCTGTGCGATGTCGATGGCAAGGTCAGTCACTTCATCGCCATCAAGGAAGACATCACCGAGCGGCAACGGACGGAAGATCTGTTAGCTGAATCGGAAAGGAAGTTCAAGTGGCTTTTTGATTACGCACCGGTGGCATACCATGTTCTGACGCCGGAAGGCACGATCTGGAACGTGAATGTCCGATGGTGCGAGAGCCTCGGCTATTCCAAAGACGAGGCTCTCGGGAAGTCGGTTTTTGATTTCATTACGGAAAGTGAGCGGTCCATAGCCAGGGCGTCATTCGAGACGAAGAAGAAGGACATATCATCCATCCGGACAAGAAACGAGCGTAGGTACGTTTCAAAAGATGGTGTGGTGAAGACGTTCCTGGTGGGTGATTTCGTGACAGTGGATAGTCAGGGGAAAATAACATCTGTCCAGACCACGATGGAAGATATCACCGAGCGCAAGAAAATCGAACACGATCTTCGATTATCGGAAGAGCGTTTCCGCTCGGTGTGGGACAATTCGGCGGACGGAATGAGGCTGACGAATAGGGAAGGCCGGATTATCGACGCCAACGCATCATTCTGCAAACTAGTGAGAATACCTCGTGAGGAATTGCTGGGAAATGTCCTCTCGGCGGCCTACCAAAGGGAAGGACCGGATGATGATCTCAGGTTGTACCATCAACGCTTTGATGCGAGTGAGACCATCTCCAATCTTTTCGGCTCGGCGACACTGCGGGATGGCGAATCCATCGACCTTGACATTTCCAGTTCGTTCATCGAATCCGCGGGTCAGGAAAAGCTGCTCCTCAGCTTGTTCCGCGATGTGACGGAAAAACGAAAGTCAGAGAAACGCCTGGAGGATGAGCGCAATCTCCTGCGCACGATCATCGATGCGATTCCGGACGAGATTGCGGTCAAAGACACCGAGAGAAGGTTCATTGTGGTGAATTCGGGGACAGTGAAGGCCTTCATCCGGAATTCTGCAGATGAAATCATCGGGATGAAGGATGAAGACCTGATTCCCGAGCATCTCGTGAAAGATTGGAGCGAGGAGGAGAACACTGTTCTGGCGGGTGGTAAGAGTTCCATGAACAGGGTCGCAAACAAGATCGATTCTGAGACCGGAGCGATTGAGCGAAGCCTGATGGTTTCAAAAGTTCCGCTGAAGGACCGCGAAGGCAAGATCATCGGCCTCGTGGGCATCAATCGGGATATCACAGCGCTCAAGCAAGCAGAAGAAATGCTGGAAAAAGAGCGTACGTTGCTGCTCACTCTCATCGAAAACATACCCGACGAGGTCTGTCTGAAAGATTTGAGGCATCGATACCTCACGGCCAACCGTGCGGCGATGAAGGCCCTGGGGGTGAAGTCGCTCGAGGCCCTGATCGGAAAAACCGATCAGGATTTTGCCCCACAAGGCCTGGCCCAAGAACATGTTGAAGAGGAGGAAGCCATACTGGAATCGGGGAAACCACTGATCAACCGTGAACGAATCAAGATTGATCCCAAAACAGGTCAGGTTGTGAAGTGCCTCCTGACGACCAAAGTCCCTGTCAAGGACAACACCGGTGCAGCGATTGGCATCCTGGTTGTCAATCGACATATTACCGAGCGCAAACAAATGGAAGAATTACTCCGCGCTTCTGAGCAGAAATTCAGAGCGCTGTTTGAGGAGTCCAAGGATCTGGTCTATTTTAGTACAGTAGGAGGAAAGCTCCTCGACATCAACCCTGCCGGGATCGAGTTGCTCGGGTATGCATCCAAGCAAGAAACCCTATCGATTGACATGGCAAATGAAGGATATGCTGACAGCGAAGACAAGGGGCGATTCGATCGGCAAATGGCCCAGCATGGATTTGTGAAGGACTATGAGGTCGTGCTGAGACGCAAAGATGGGGAAAGGATCACGGTACTCGAAACAGCAACGGCAGTGATGAATAACAAGGGGAACGTTGTCCAATACCGTGGCGTCATGCGCGATGTCACGAAACAGAGGCAGCTTGAACGCCAGTTCCTCCAATCCCAGTAGAAGGACAGCATTGTGACGCTCGCGGGCGGTATCGCGCACGATTTCAACAATAATTTGGGGATGATTCTTGGCCAACTGGCGTTACTGGAGCGGACAAGAGAGAACACAGTCCAATTCGAAGAGAGCGTTTTTTCAATCAACAAGGCAGTGGAGCGCGGCGCTTCGCTGGTACGCCAGATTCTTACCTTCGCACGAAAAACTGAGGCAGCCCTCGAGCCGGTGAACATCAACTCGGCAGCCAAGGAATTGGCCAAGATGATTGAAGAGACGTTCCCCAAAATGATCACGGTGACGCTCCGGCTCGACAAAACGATTCCCGTGGTCTCCATGGATCCGACCCAGCTTCATCAGGCACTGCTCAACCTCTGTGTGAACGCCCGCGATGCAATGAACGGCAAAGGAACCCTTATCATCGCGACGCATCTGGCCCTGGGACGTGATGTATCGTCGCGCTTCCCGAAAGCGGGTTCGAGTCACTATGTACAAGTGAGTGTATCTGATACCGGTACCGGGATGGATGAGGCGACCAGGCTGCGAATATTCGAGCCGTTCTTCACAACAAAGGAAAAGGGAAAGGGGACGGGATTGGGCTTGGCGGTTGTGTACGGCGTCATCCAGGCGCACAATGGATTCATCGATGTAGAGAGCACGCCGGGCGCAGGGACGAAGTTCCACCTGTTCTTTCCTGTTGCCGAAGGTATTATCCTGAAAACCGCGGAAGCCGCGGATAAGAATCAGGACCTGCCGGGGGGCACGGAGACTATCCTTGTCGTTGAAGATGAGGACGTTCTCCGCGACCTTCTCACCAAGCTCCTGGAGCTGCATGGATACACGGTCATCGCGGCGTCAGATGGTGTGGAGGCGGTCAACCGGTTCAGCGAACACGAGAATCAGATTGACCTGTTGCTTTCGGACATGGGCTTGCCGAAAAGGAACGGCTGGGACGCATTCAAGCTGATGCAAAAAACGAAACCGGGCGTTCGGGCTCTTATGGCCAGCGGGTACATCGAGCCGGGGCAGAAATCGGAAATCCTCAAGTCGGGTGTGAGGCGGTTCATTTCCAAACCCTATCGGATGGAAGAAGTCCTGAAAGCCATTCGGGAAACGCTGGACGAAAAGGAGTAGGGGGTGCCCGTCACCTATTGTCGGTGATCATTGGGGTGACGGTCACTTCTCCACCGAGATGGCTTCTGGGACGATAATTATACATTAACTGATTCATTATTGAAAAGGTGCGCGTTGGAAAAACCCTCGATTTCCATCCTTGCCGTCGATGACGAAGAGACCATCCTACAGCCTTTGAAAAAAGTCCTTGAGATTGAAGGCTACTACGTGAATACGGCTGCGGATGGCCGCATCGCGATTACCATGCTGCAAACCCTTCCGTTTGACCTAGTGCTTCTCGATGTCATGATGCCCAATCTCGGAGGCGTTGAGGTGCTGAAGTTCATCAAGGACCAGCATCTTGATACAGAGGTAATCATGCTCACCGCCGTTCATGAAGTCAAGACTGCGGTGGAATGCATGAAGCTCGGTGCGTACTACTACATTACGAAACCATACAATACCGACGACCTTCTTGCTCTGATCGAAAGAGCAATTGAGCGGAAGCGGCTGGTGATACAGAACAAAGGGTTGAAGCGGCAGATTGCTCTCAGTGTGTTACCCACAAGCATGGTGGGACAAAACAAGTCCTTTCTCAAGATGATGCATCTCGCTTCTCGTGTCGCATCGACTGATTCCACTGTTCTCATTCAGGGAGCAAGTGGCACAGGCAAAGAACTCGTTGCTGAGTTCATCCACGTCAACAGTCCGCGAAAAGACCAGGCATTTCTTGCGGTCAACTGTTCTTCAATTCCCGAGTCATTGCTCGAGAGTGAGCTCTTCGGTCACGAAAAAGGGTCATTTACCGATGCATCAAACAAGAAACAGGGATTGGTCGAGATAGCCGATGGAGGGACTCTCTTTCTGGATGAGGTTGCGGAGATGCCGCTGTCGATTCAACCGAAGCTTCTCCGCTTCCTGCAGACAGGCGAGTTTCGACGTGTGGGAGGGAACGTGAATTTGAAATCGGACGTCCGGCTCGTTTCGGCAACCAATCGCGACCTTCGCCAGG
This region includes:
- a CDS encoding PAS domain S-box protein gives rise to the protein MENANPLRILFVEDLPTDAILAEREIRKSGLEFSSQRVDTKDAFLKALEEFRPDVIVSDYSMPEFDGMQALKLSLQRDARLPFILLTGSMNEETAVACMKAGASNYVIKEHIKRLPFAVKEALEQKKTRVAMDEADRALRESEERYRTLFESMDEGFCVVEMLNDPDGKAFDYRFLEINPGFEKHTGLQQALGKTIRQMVPNHDAHWFEIYGKVARTGKAIRFEKPATAMERYYDVYAYRIGGEGSQRVGILFNDISERNRAERLTEALFEISRAVYSTENVDELFRHIHRVLSSILQANNFSIALLTDDGKTLYFPYKSDEKDTNDRPAIGVDDPHSLTVDVLKTKSSVLLDETKLLDRYATDTSKVWGTAPKCWLGVPLMIRETVIGVMSVQDYQKSSAYSQKDLNIFESAAGQIAIAIERKRAQDALRESEHRTRTFLDSTSDMAFLKDDKFRHILANRALCKFHGKTEDEIKHKKDFDLMSEEAALRCRKTDEQTLLSNALTVNEELIGDRCFETVKFPVAIATGKVGIGGYIRDVTERRRAEEKIRLSEQHLKSYLDNAGDPIYVLEAATGRIRNCNVRACQDLGYSMDELLKLSASDIEVNLSSDKIDAIHHEAISAKVRTVEGAHKRKDGTMFPVEIRLSSMSPAQPELIIAVVRDVTERRRSEKALRMQSAALEAAANAIVITDCDGVVEWVNQAFVTLTGYTLEESVGRNPRELVKSGKHDQQFYKDLWDTILAGGTWRGQIINRRKNGSLYSEEQTITPLCDVDGKVSHFIAIKEDITERQRTEDLLAESERKFKWLFDYAPVAYHVLTPEGTIWNVNVRWCESLGYSKDEALGKSVFDFITESERSIARASFETKKKDISSIRTRNERRYVSKDGVVKTFLVGDFVTVDSQGKITSVQTTMEDITERKKIEHDLRLSEERFRSVWDNSADGMRLTNREGRIIDANASFCKLVRIPREELLGNVLSAAYQREGPDDDLRLYHQRFDASETISNLFGSATLRDGESIDLDISSSFIESAGQEKLLLSLFRDVTEKRKSEKRLEDERNLLRTIIDAIPDEIAVKDTERRFIVVNSGTVKAFIRNSADEIIGMKDEDLIPEHLVKDWSEEENTVLAGGKSSMNRVANKIDSETGAIERSLMVSKVPLKDREGKIIGLVGINRDITALKQAEEMLEKERTLLLTLIENIPDEVCLKDLRHRYLTANRAAMKALGVKSLEALIGKTDQDFAPQGLAQEHVEEEEAILESGKPLINRERIKIDPKTGQVVKCLLTTKVPVKDNTGAAIGILVVNRHITERKQMEELLRASEQKFRALFEESKDLVYFSTVGGKLLDINPAGIELLGYASKQETLSIDMANEGYADSEDKGRFDRQMAQHGFVKDYEVVLRRKDGERITVLETATAVMNNKGNVVQYRGVMRDVTKQRQLERQFLQSQ
- a CDS encoding response regulator, whose amino-acid sequence is MTLAGGIAHDFNNNLGMILGQLALLERTRENTVQFEESVFSINKAVERGASLVRQILTFARKTEAALEPVNINSAAKELAKMIEETFPKMITVTLRLDKTIPVVSMDPTQLHQALLNLCVNARDAMNGKGTLIIATHLALGRDVSSRFPKAGSSHYVQVSVSDTGTGMDEATRLRIFEPFFTTKEKGKGTGLGLAVVYGVIQAHNGFIDVESTPGAGTKFHLFFPVAEGIILKTAEAADKNQDLPGGTETILVVEDEDVLRDLLTKLLELHGYTVIAASDGVEAVNRFSEHENQIDLLLSDMGLPKRNGWDAFKLMQKTKPGVRALMASGYIEPGQKSEILKSGVRRFISKPYRMEEVLKAIRETLDEKE
- a CDS encoding sigma-54 dependent transcriptional regulator, with translation MEKPSISILAVDDEETILQPLKKVLEIEGYYVNTAADGRIAITMLQTLPFDLVLLDVMMPNLGGVEVLKFIKDQHLDTEVIMLTAVHEVKTAVECMKLGAYYYITKPYNTDDLLALIERAIERKRLVIQNKGLKRQIALSVLPTSMVGQNKSFLKMMHLASRVASTDSTVLIQGASGTGKELVAEFIHVNSPRKDQAFLAVNCSSIPESLLESELFGHEKGSFTDASNKKQGLVEIADGGTLFLDEVAEMPLSIQPKLLRFLQTGEFRRVGGNVNLKSDVRLVSATNRDLRQEATERRFREDLLFRLNVITLQVPSLCERKDDIPALVDHFLGFHAGARQPKRVEERALEILMKYDWPGNVRELGNVIERAVILSQDDVICFDDLAMPLRSASAGEPVPSLSSTGPRAGSAISLLDIQKVHVEAVLVSVNWDKELAAKILGIRINTLYGKIRSYRLKKPK